One part of the Thiomicrospira cyclica ALM1 genome encodes these proteins:
- the thiD gene encoding bifunctional hydroxymethylpyrimidine kinase/phosphomethylpyrimidine kinase, translating to MTQATQPTQATQPIRNLLTIAGSDPSGGAGIQADLKTFSACGCYGMSVITGLTAQNTQGVQAIHPLPAEFVAQQFDSLLTDIRIDGIKIGMLSDASVIAILAKRLSDFNGPVVLDPVMIAKGGAALIDSPTQHALRNQLLPLAGLVTPNLPELATLVGQAEAQTREQMLDQAEQLLALGAQAVLAKGGHLSGNDCYDLLLNKQGASWLHQPRIATANTHGTGCTLSSAIASFWAQSGDLTTAVAAAKHYITQAIGHADQLQVGSGHGPTHHFYQWWS from the coding sequence ATGACCCAAGCCACCCAGCCAACCCAAGCCACCCAACCCATTCGCAATCTATTAACCATTGCCGGTTCAGACCCTTCGGGCGGTGCTGGCATTCAGGCCGATCTAAAAACCTTTTCTGCTTGTGGTTGTTATGGTATGTCGGTGATTACCGGCCTAACCGCTCAGAATACCCAAGGCGTGCAAGCCATTCACCCCCTGCCGGCCGAGTTTGTGGCGCAACAATTCGATAGTTTACTAACGGATATTCGGATTGATGGCATTAAAATTGGCATGCTTAGTGATGCCAGTGTTATTGCGATCCTTGCCAAACGCCTATCTGATTTCAATGGTCCGGTGGTACTTGATCCGGTGATGATTGCGAAAGGTGGCGCCGCTTTAATAGACTCACCCACCCAACACGCCTTGCGCAACCAGTTACTGCCCCTAGCAGGCCTGGTAACCCCTAATCTACCTGAACTCGCGACCTTAGTTGGACAAGCGGAAGCTCAAACCCGCGAACAGATGCTGGATCAGGCCGAACAACTCCTAGCACTCGGAGCACAAGCGGTGCTTGCCAAAGGTGGCCATTTGTCAGGTAACGATTGCTATGACTTATTGTTAAATAAGCAAGGCGCAAGCTGGTTACACCAGCCGCGTATTGCAACCGCCAATACCCATGGCACAGGCTGCACCCTATCCTCTGCCATTGCCAGTTTTTGGGCACAAAGCGGTGACTTAACCACAGCGGTGGCAGCCGCCAAGCATTATATTACCCAAGCGATTGGTCATGCCGATCAACTTCAGGTCGGATCGGGCCACGGCCCCACCCATCATTTTTATCAATGGTGGTCGTAA
- the serA gene encoding phosphoglycerate dehydrogenase, whose protein sequence is MSENLTPQPAFSLAKEKINILLLEGIHPGAEAYFREQGYSNIISHAGALSPSELKTALQDCHFIGIRSRTQLTAELLAQAPKLNAIGCFCIGTNQVDLTAAMRLGIPVFNAPFSNTRSVAELVLGEILLLLRRVPEKNALAHRSIWQKSAQGAFEARGKTLGIIGYGRIGSQLSILAENLGMRVIFYDIAKQLPLNNAQQVASLAELLSKADVVSLHVPETPETEWMIGHQQLAMMKPGSLLINAARGRVVDIPALADALQSGQLAGAAIDVFPTEPETNKQPFESVLRGLDNVILTPHIGGSTEEAQASIGAEVAAKLVAYSDIGSSISAVNFPEVALPEHIGRSRLLHIHHNQPGILTQINQAFAAQNINIAAQYLQTNSEIGYVVIDLDAKDRDAGLAQLKQIPGTLRTRLLH, encoded by the coding sequence ATGAGCGAAAACTTAACACCACAGCCCGCTTTCTCCTTGGCAAAAGAAAAAATTAATATTCTGTTACTAGAAGGGATTCATCCGGGTGCGGAAGCCTATTTTCGCGAACAGGGCTACAGCAACATTATCAGCCATGCCGGTGCTTTAAGTCCGTCTGAACTAAAAACTGCACTGCAAGACTGCCACTTTATTGGCATTCGCTCGCGTACCCAATTAACCGCCGAGCTACTGGCCCAAGCGCCCAAACTCAATGCGATCGGCTGTTTTTGCATTGGCACCAACCAAGTTGATTTAACCGCGGCGATGCGTCTGGGCATTCCGGTGTTTAATGCGCCTTTTTCAAATACCCGCTCGGTAGCCGAACTGGTGTTGGGTGAAATCTTATTACTCTTGCGCCGCGTGCCTGAAAAAAACGCCCTAGCCCATCGCAGCATTTGGCAAAAAAGCGCCCAAGGAGCCTTCGAAGCGCGTGGTAAAACCCTGGGCATTATCGGGTATGGTCGCATCGGTTCGCAACTCAGCATCTTGGCCGAAAACCTCGGGATGCGGGTTATTTTTTATGACATTGCTAAACAACTGCCGCTCAATAACGCGCAACAAGTCGCCAGCCTCGCTGAACTGCTAAGCAAAGCCGATGTGGTCAGCTTGCATGTTCCGGAAACTCCAGAAACCGAATGGATGATTGGCCATCAACAACTAGCGATGATGAAGCCTGGCAGTTTATTGATTAACGCGGCACGAGGTCGGGTGGTCGATATTCCAGCATTGGCCGATGCCCTTCAATCCGGGCAATTAGCCGGTGCCGCGATTGATGTGTTCCCGACCGAGCCAGAAACCAACAAACAGCCGTTTGAATCGGTATTGCGTGGTTTAGATAATGTGATTCTAACCCCGCATATTGGCGGTAGCACCGAAGAAGCCCAAGCCAGTATTGGTGCCGAAGTCGCGGCCAAACTGGTGGCCTATTCGGATATTGGCAGTAGCATCTCCGCGGTCAACTTTCCGGAAGTCGCCCTGCCAGAGCATATCGGGCGCAGTCGCTTATTGCATATTCACCATAACCAACCGGGTATACTCACCCAAATTAACCAAGCCTTTGCTGCCCAAAACATTAATATTGCGGCACAATATCTGCAAACCAACAGCGAAATTGGCTATGTGGTCATAGACCTCGATGCCAAAGACCGTGATGCCGGCCTGGCGCAATTAAAACAAATTCCAGGCACCTTGCGTACACGCTTATTACATTAA
- a CDS encoding FAD-binding and (Fe-S)-binding domain-containing protein — MTTITTDASVFEIIPQQFAYPKDQADLLAKVRNALDAKLPITPRAGGTSLGGQAIGPGLLMDLSKHFTRVLDYRPEQREVDVEPGVIQDDLNALVRQDGLRFAPDTSTSNRAMIAGMIGNNSCGAYSVYYGTTREHVKALQMILADGKEVAVGPLTPEQLAAKCQQTDLEGQIYRGVMALLNNHGEAIVKAYPDPSIVRRNTGYALDVLYTQHQPFNPQGKPFSLVPLICGSEGTLGVITQATLNLVPLPKHRQLFCAHFDSIFTAMQVVPAYLPQQPAAIELIDKATLDGTLNNREQTANRFWVEGDPAAVLVVELFADSADELAQRLADDQVWMQQQGAYACPIIDPQDSAKVWNLRKAGLGLLMGKPTRKKAVAVIEDACVPVAALPDFYRDTQALMAELQLGCVYYGHASVGLIHVRPEIDLASPEGPALFAQVAQRSAALVKKYRGALSGEHGDGRIRAPYLRSQLGDEVYDCLVQLKRLFDPHNLFNPGVILSDTPITENLRATRRAQQTFATGYNWRKDLSLLDAVEKCNGAGACRKSPGQGTMCPSYQATREENYSTRGRSNLLRRALTEPDPRAALNNAELQDALALCLGCKACKTECPASVDMARLKSEVLYQTQPFSFSRWSIKHYAQLLNLGSKAPKLFNSLQNLSLSKRVMGVDPTRPLPQIAPQTLADWWQNSAGLLTNSSTQTRGRVWLLIDLYSNYQEPAIGQAAIKTLHALNLEVIPVFLDHSPRALLSQGLLDEAKHSLKAIQAQLTQVSYGDWIVGLEPSDTLVWRDEASALLPPQVDPVWHFQDVRLFEELILALAKDTPLPFQPIAKTLWLHVHCHQKSLAKALDAKAALSLIPQLDVRLIPSGCCGMSGEFGYKNRAISLTIAEQTLLPTLASAQADDLIVATGTSCRHQVADFANKQAWHSAQIFALACQGINPTGD, encoded by the coding sequence ATGACCACGATTACCACTGACGCGTCCGTTTTTGAAATCATACCCCAGCAGTTTGCCTATCCAAAAGATCAGGCCGATTTGCTGGCAAAGGTTCGTAACGCGCTAGACGCGAAATTACCCATCACCCCCCGTGCCGGTGGCACCTCATTGGGTGGCCAGGCGATTGGACCAGGCCTGCTGATGGATCTATCCAAACACTTTACGCGGGTGTTGGATTATCGCCCTGAACAGCGCGAAGTCGATGTCGAGCCGGGGGTAATTCAAGATGATTTAAATGCACTGGTGCGCCAAGATGGTTTGCGCTTTGCGCCGGACACCTCCACCTCTAATCGCGCGATGATTGCGGGAATGATTGGCAACAACTCCTGCGGTGCCTACTCGGTGTACTATGGCACCACCCGTGAGCACGTCAAGGCGCTGCAGATGATTCTTGCCGATGGCAAAGAAGTTGCGGTAGGCCCACTCACGCCCGAGCAACTGGCGGCGAAATGTCAACAAACCGACTTGGAAGGACAAATTTACCGCGGCGTGATGGCATTACTTAATAACCATGGCGAGGCGATTGTCAAGGCTTATCCCGACCCGAGCATTGTTCGGCGCAATACCGGTTATGCGCTGGATGTGCTCTACACCCAACACCAACCCTTTAACCCGCAAGGCAAGCCATTTAGCTTGGTGCCGTTAATTTGTGGTAGCGAGGGCACGCTAGGGGTTATTACCCAAGCCACGCTAAATTTAGTGCCACTGCCCAAACATCGCCAACTTTTCTGCGCCCATTTTGACTCCATTTTTACCGCAATGCAGGTGGTACCAGCCTATTTACCGCAACAGCCCGCGGCGATAGAACTGATTGATAAAGCCACCCTCGATGGCACCCTCAACAACCGTGAACAAACCGCGAATCGCTTTTGGGTAGAGGGTGATCCAGCCGCCGTGCTGGTCGTCGAGCTGTTTGCCGATTCGGCCGATGAACTCGCACAACGCCTAGCCGATGACCAGGTCTGGATGCAGCAACAAGGTGCCTATGCTTGCCCAATTATCGATCCACAGGATAGCGCTAAAGTCTGGAATTTACGTAAAGCCGGCTTGGGCTTATTAATGGGCAAACCGACGCGCAAAAAAGCGGTTGCAGTTATTGAAGATGCCTGCGTACCGGTCGCCGCCCTGCCGGATTTTTACCGCGACACCCAAGCACTGATGGCCGAACTGCAACTGGGTTGCGTTTACTATGGTCACGCCTCGGTGGGCTTAATTCATGTGCGCCCAGAAATTGATTTAGCCAGTCCCGAAGGCCCGGCGTTATTTGCCCAAGTGGCCCAACGCAGTGCCGCTTTGGTCAAAAAATACCGAGGTGCTCTGTCGGGTGAACACGGCGATGGTCGAATCCGCGCGCCCTATCTACGCTCACAGCTGGGCGATGAGGTTTACGACTGCTTAGTGCAACTGAAACGGCTGTTTGATCCGCACAACCTATTTAACCCCGGGGTGATTTTAAGCGACACCCCGATTACCGAAAACCTGCGGGCCACCCGCCGCGCCCAGCAAACTTTTGCCACGGGTTACAACTGGCGTAAAGATTTATCCCTGCTAGATGCGGTCGAAAAATGTAATGGCGCTGGTGCTTGTCGAAAATCACCCGGACAAGGCACCATGTGCCCCTCCTACCAAGCGACCCGTGAAGAAAACTATTCCACCCGAGGACGCAGTAATTTATTACGCCGTGCTTTAACCGAACCCGATCCGCGTGCCGCGCTGAATAACGCCGAATTACAAGATGCCTTGGCGCTGTGTTTGGGTTGCAAAGCCTGTAAAACCGAATGCCCGGCCAGTGTCGATATGGCGCGACTGAAATCGGAGGTGCTCTATCAAACACAACCCTTTTCATTCAGTCGTTGGTCGATTAAACACTATGCGCAATTACTCAATTTGGGGAGCAAAGCACCCAAGCTGTTTAATAGTTTGCAAAACCTTAGCCTCAGCAAGCGGGTAATGGGCGTCGATCCCACTCGCCCATTGCCACAAATCGCACCTCAAACCTTAGCCGACTGGTGGCAAAACTCAGCAGGCCTGCTAACCAACTCATCCACCCAGACGCGCGGTCGGGTTTGGTTACTGATTGATCTTTACAGCAATTATCAGGAACCAGCGATTGGTCAGGCAGCGATTAAGACACTGCACGCCCTGAATTTGGAAGTGATACCGGTGTTTTTAGACCACTCACCACGCGCGTTATTAAGCCAAGGTCTGTTAGACGAAGCGAAACACAGTCTGAAAGCGATTCAAGCACAACTCACCCAAGTCAGTTATGGCGATTGGATTGTCGGCCTAGAACCTTCGGATACCCTGGTGTGGCGTGATGAAGCTAGTGCGCTGTTACCACCACAAGTTGATCCGGTTTGGCACTTTCAGGATGTGCGCCTGTTTGAAGAACTGATCTTGGCGCTAGCCAAAGACACCCCCCTGCCGTTTCAGCCGATTGCCAAAACCTTGTGGTTGCACGTGCATTGTCACCAAAAATCTTTAGCAAAGGCACTCGATGCCAAAGCGGCACTCAGTCTGATTCCGCAACTCGATGTGCGCCTTATTCCTTCAGGCTGTTGTGGCATGTCCGGCGAATTTGGCTATAAAAATCGTGCGATTTCTTTAACCATTGCCGAGCAAACGCTACTGCCCACATTAGCCAGTGCGCAAGCCGATGATTTGATTGTCGCGACCGGCACCAGTTGTCGCCACCAAGTGGCCGACTTTGCCAATAAGCAGGCCTGGCACAGTGCCCAAATATTTGCGCTGGCTTGTCAGGGCATCAACCCAACCGGAGATTAA
- a CDS encoding CPXCG motif-containing cysteine-rich protein, which produces MLDTQFIQCPYCWEEVEIVVDPSEPEQQYVEDCFVCCRPIHLHIQVDYEGDISVTARSEDEDY; this is translated from the coding sequence ATGCTCGATACCCAATTTATTCAATGCCCCTATTGTTGGGAAGAAGTCGAAATCGTCGTCGATCCCTCGGAACCCGAGCAGCAGTATGTTGAAGATTGTTTTGTCTGCTGTCGCCCGATTCATTTACATATTCAGGTCGATTACGAAGGTGACATTAGCGTCACGGCACGCAGTGAAGATGAGGACTACTGA
- a CDS encoding TonB-dependent receptor → MLNNTARFKMKPLHLALLSSLPGLLITPTSHADNATATLAPITVNADLRQVEQQALTASATILDEVELQDRGATHFGDVLLQTPNVNFSGQSSRPRHLQIRGMGERDEYTGAPNPSVGFAIDGIDLSGIGMAGSLFDVKQVEILRGPQSTRYGASAIAGLVNIQSNEPTTAGETLLETTLGSDRLREIGLANSGALTGIDRGELTPLYRFSLFKHDSDGFRTNKTLNRTDTNGRDETQARGALRWWANSDTQFDLNLLYANLNNGYDAFSRDNSFTTRSDEPGRDTQKTLAGAFKVTWTGNSNYQLTSTTSIADSEMLYSYDDDWTENPDAVYQNQKQRTHYSQELRWTSSEKILNNSVDWLSGLYASRLLEQNDTFYTYDGLTDTDYEINRFATFGQVDYYFTDMSTITFGLRIENIKQNFKNSANDSFKPTETLWGGSINYSHNYNDRHTAFAGLSRGYKAGGFNTGLSNEDAPQRFNTETLYNYEIGLRSNYGRLQTTTTLFYMDRQNPQFDGYDLIGNSFVFFTENFDSARHYGLETQLDWQAHPRLDLFAHLGLLKTEISGTPKAADFAVNGREAAHAPNYQYLFGGQYRQGDGWFARLELQGMDAFYFDNVHNERSGAYLLVNSRIGYETGAFEVYAWAKNLTDERYATRGYFFDHDFGDNNKRYVRLGDPRQLGITTRLRF, encoded by the coding sequence ATGTTAAACAACACCGCTCGTTTTAAAATGAAACCACTCCATCTTGCCCTATTAAGCAGCTTACCAGGCCTGCTAATCACCCCAACAAGTCATGCGGATAACGCCACTGCGACCCTAGCCCCAATTACGGTCAATGCCGATTTACGTCAAGTGGAGCAACAAGCCTTAACCGCCAGTGCCACCATTCTGGATGAGGTCGAACTGCAAGACCGTGGCGCCACCCATTTTGGCGATGTATTATTACAAACCCCGAACGTTAATTTTTCAGGGCAGTCGTCGCGCCCGCGCCACCTGCAAATTCGCGGCATGGGCGAGCGCGATGAATATACCGGTGCGCCCAACCCCAGTGTCGGCTTTGCGATTGATGGCATTGATTTAAGCGGCATTGGTATGGCCGGCAGTTTATTTGATGTCAAACAGGTGGAGATTCTGCGCGGCCCACAGAGTACCCGCTATGGTGCTAGCGCCATAGCAGGCCTGGTCAACATTCAATCTAATGAACCCACCACCGCTGGCGAAACCCTGTTAGAAACCACCCTAGGCAGTGATCGTTTGCGGGAAATTGGGCTGGCCAATAGTGGCGCTTTAACCGGTATTGATCGCGGTGAACTGACCCCGCTCTACCGCTTTAGTTTGTTTAAACATGACAGCGATGGCTTTCGGACTAATAAAACCCTGAATCGCACCGACACCAATGGCCGTGATGAAACGCAAGCGCGGGGTGCCTTACGCTGGTGGGCCAATAGCGACACCCAATTTGATTTAAACCTGCTCTATGCCAACCTGAATAATGGCTATGATGCCTTTTCACGCGATAATAGTTTCACCACCCGATCCGATGAACCCGGGCGTGACACCCAAAAAACCCTAGCCGGTGCGTTTAAAGTGACTTGGACCGGTAACTCGAATTATCAGCTGACGTCCACGACAAGTATTGCTGACTCAGAAATGCTTTACAGTTATGATGACGATTGGACTGAGAACCCTGATGCTGTTTATCAAAACCAGAAACAGCGAACCCATTATTCACAAGAACTTCGCTGGACTTCTTCAGAAAAAATACTTAATAACTCAGTTGATTGGTTGTCAGGGCTTTATGCTTCGAGATTATTGGAACAGAACGATACTTTCTACACCTATGATGGTCTAACTGACACCGATTATGAAATAAATCGATTTGCCACCTTTGGTCAAGTCGATTACTACTTCACTGATATGAGCACCATAACCTTTGGTTTACGCATAGAAAACATCAAACAGAATTTTAAAAATTCCGCTAATGACAGTTTTAAGCCAACTGAAACACTTTGGGGTGGCTCCATAAACTACAGCCATAATTATAACGATCGTCATACTGCCTTTGCTGGTCTATCAAGAGGTTACAAAGCCGGCGGCTTTAATACTGGCTTAAGCAACGAAGATGCTCCTCAACGTTTTAATACCGAAACCCTATACAACTATGAAATTGGCTTGCGTTCCAATTATGGGCGACTACAAACCACAACGACGCTATTCTATATGGATCGGCAAAATCCGCAGTTTGATGGTTATGACCTGATTGGTAATTCTTTTGTATTTTTCACAGAAAACTTTGATTCTGCTAGACACTATGGGCTAGAAACTCAGTTAGACTGGCAAGCCCATCCAAGACTGGATTTGTTTGCCCATCTCGGTCTGTTAAAAACCGAAATCTCTGGTACTCCAAAAGCGGCCGATTTTGCAGTAAACGGTCGTGAAGCCGCGCATGCGCCTAATTACCAGTACTTATTTGGCGGGCAATATCGCCAAGGTGATGGTTGGTTTGCTCGTTTAGAACTGCAAGGCATGGATGCGTTTTATTTTGATAACGTGCATAATGAACGCTCCGGTGCCTATCTACTGGTCAATAGCCGCATAGGTTATGAAACCGGCGCCTTTGAAGTCTATGCTTGGGCCAAAAACCTCACTGACGAACGCTATGCCACCCGCGGTTATTTCTTCGACCATGATTTTGGCGACAATAACAAACGCTACGTTCGCCTCGGCGACCCCAGACAATTGGGCATAACCACCCGTTTGCGTTTTTAG
- the pnuC gene encoding nicotinamide riboside transporter PnuC produces the protein MEAHIMDGQLANLFAIQLQHFSIWEAIAVALGLAYVLMAAREIVWAWPAAFVSTAIYMVIFWEGNLPMQSALNLFYMGMAAYGWWLWQVQPSREAAATNTDIKPLAIHTWGLGRHALWISLGVLLTFSFGGLLTLFEASQMPYLDAGVMVFSMMTTFLMARKVLESWFYWIVINTFAVALYWQTGYPLTAMMFVAYMGLAWYGMIKWQLRFRAQTT, from the coding sequence ATGGAAGCACACATTATGGATGGACAACTGGCTAATCTTTTTGCCATACAACTACAACACTTTTCCATTTGGGAAGCCATTGCGGTAGCCCTCGGTCTCGCTTATGTGCTTATGGCCGCTCGTGAAATCGTCTGGGCTTGGCCAGCGGCGTTTGTGAGTACCGCCATTTATATGGTGATCTTCTGGGAAGGCAATTTGCCCATGCAATCGGCGCTAAACCTTTTTTACATGGGCATGGCGGCTTACGGTTGGTGGCTATGGCAGGTACAACCCAGTCGCGAAGCCGCCGCCACTAATACCGACATTAAACCCTTAGCGATTCATACCTGGGGACTCGGGCGTCATGCGCTATGGATTAGCTTAGGCGTGTTACTGACCTTCAGTTTTGGCGGCTTACTGACACTCTTCGAAGCGAGTCAAATGCCGTATTTAGACGCCGGTGTGATGGTATTTTCGATGATGACCACCTTTTTAATGGCACGTAAAGTGTTAGAAAGCTGGTTTTATTGGATTGTGATTAATACCTTCGCCGTAGCACTCTATTGGCAAACCGGCTACCCGCTCACCGCGATGATGTTTGTCGCCTACATGGGCTTAGCTTGGTACGGTATGATTAAATGGCAACTGCGCTTTCGCGCGCAAACTACCTAG
- a CDS encoding zinc-finger domain-containing protein, translated as MSQQQSCSQRQVEVTYDDLPLYCPMPDETAWDAHPKVFLPIEETGFAKCPYCGTEYVLKDWDPSRKGH; from the coding sequence ATGAGTCAGCAACAATCCTGTTCGCAGCGTCAAGTTGAAGTCACTTATGACGATTTACCGCTTTATTGCCCTATGCCGGATGAAACCGCTTGGGACGCACACCCTAAAGTTTTTTTGCCAATTGAAGAAACTGGCTTTGCCAAATGTCCCTATTGCGGCACTGAATATGTGTTAAAAGATTGGGATCCGTCACGAAAAGGTCATTAA
- a CDS encoding branched-chain amino acid transaminase has product MQTMSDRDGLIWKDGEMVPWREANTHVLTHTLHYGMGVFEGVRAYDADGGTAIFRLEAHTDRLFNSAKIMNMPMPFDKETLNAAQRAAVRENGLKSAYIRPMVYYGSEGMGLRADNLKTHVIIAAWEWGAYMGEENLTKGIKVATSSYTRHHPNITMTKAKANGAYMNSMLALQEAIAHGCHEALLLDSHGFVAEGSGENFFMIKDGVIYTPDLSAALDGITRKTVFQIAKELGYQVVEKRITRDEVYIADEAFFTGTAAEVTPIRELDNRPIGCGSRGPITAKIQAMYFDIVHGRSAAHEAWLSRVTK; this is encoded by the coding sequence ATGCAAACTATGTCTGATCGCGATGGCCTAATCTGGAAGGATGGCGAAATGGTCCCTTGGCGCGAAGCCAACACCCATGTTCTGACCCATACGTTGCATTATGGCATGGGCGTCTTTGAAGGTGTGCGTGCCTATGATGCCGATGGTGGAACGGCGATTTTCCGGCTAGAAGCGCATACTGATCGTTTGTTTAATTCAGCCAAAATTATGAATATGCCGATGCCGTTTGATAAAGAGACTTTAAATGCGGCTCAGCGTGCCGCTGTCCGTGAAAACGGTTTGAAGTCTGCCTATATCCGTCCGATGGTTTATTATGGTTCAGAAGGTATGGGCTTACGTGCCGATAACCTCAAAACTCACGTGATTATTGCGGCGTGGGAGTGGGGTGCTTATATGGGTGAAGAAAATCTGACCAAAGGGATTAAGGTTGCAACCTCGTCTTATACGCGCCATCACCCTAATATCACCATGACTAAAGCTAAAGCCAACGGCGCTTATATGAATTCTATGTTAGCGTTACAGGAAGCCATCGCGCATGGTTGTCACGAAGCACTCTTGTTAGATAGTCATGGCTTTGTCGCTGAGGGCAGTGGTGAAAACTTTTTTATGATTAAAGATGGTGTTATCTACACCCCTGACTTATCGGCCGCATTAGATGGTATTACGCGTAAAACGGTGTTTCAAATTGCCAAGGAATTGGGTTACCAAGTGGTTGAGAAACGTATTACGCGTGATGAAGTCTATATTGCCGATGAAGCCTTTTTTACCGGTACTGCCGCTGAAGTTACCCCTATTCGTGAATTGGATAACCGCCCTATTGGCTGTGGTTCGCGTGGACCGATTACCGCAAAAATTCAGGCCATGTATTTTGATATAGTGCACGGTCGTTCTGCTGCGCACGAAGCTTGGTTGAGTCGTGTTACTAAATAA